AGACACTCCTCGTCGCAAAAGTGCAACGACGCCTCGTAGCCCGGTTCGTCGTCTATCGTCACCCACTCCATCGGATCGAGGACCGTCCCGCAGTGTTCACAGACCTCCCGGGTGGTCTCGGCGTTCGGGTTCGGCGTCGTGTCGCTCGGTTCTTCCATGGTCGTGGTTCGCGTGCGCCCCTCAAAACGACAGGGGGTTTGCCTCCTCCCATCGGGGGGCGAACTCCTCGTGGATCCCGGTCGCGAAGGTGGGGTCCTTCAGGTCGATCACCGAGAACACCTCGCCCGGCTTGAGGGGGTTCGAGACCTGCAACACCACTTCGACGCCGTCGATGAGGTTGAACGTGCCGTCGAGGTCCTCGGTCGTCCGCACCGAAAAGGCGGGATGCGAGGAGAGACGCCCCCGGTAGCGCTCGCCGACGCTCTCGGGGAGCGTTTCGACGACCGCCGGGGTCATCAACACGGAGACGTTCACGCCCCGTTCGACGGCGGCTTCGAGGCGTTCGGTGACGACGTCGCCGATCTCGCCGAAATCGAACTGCGGCGAGCGGTTCGCCACGACCATGACGATGCTCTCGTCGGCTGCGGCCAGCCGCTCAAGTAAGAGTTCGAGCGTTTCCTCGTCACCGACGGCGGCCGTCCAGAACTGCTCTTCGACCGGTTCGGCGGATTCGAGCTCGTCGCCTAGCGTCTCGACGAGCTCCTCGTATCTCGCGACCGTCTCCTCGGCCTCGCGGCGTTTGTCCTCCAGCAGGCGTTCGAGGGCGGTATCGGGCTCGACGGCGACGTACTTCTTCGGGCGACTCGCCGTCTGGCTTCGCACGAGGTTCTGGCCCTCGATGCTGCTCAACACGTCGTAGATCCGACCCATCGGGACCTCGCTCGCCCGCGACAACTCCTTTGCGGTTGTCGGACCCGTGTGTAGCAGCGACCGATAAACGCGAGTCTCGTACTCCGAGAGACCGAGATCCCTGAGGCTGGCCATATCCCGTTCTATGATTCGACACGCAAAAACACATCGGCCGTTGTCGATTCAGGGCGAGTCAGCGTCGAACAGCTCGCCGACGGCCCGTTCGAGTTCCGCCGGGCTCGACGCCGGGTCGCTCTCGCGCTCGCCGACGCTCGCGACCGCCCCCTCGCAGGCCGCGCCGGGCACGACGATGGCCTCGTGGTCGGCGATCCGCAACGCGGCGCGGTGCAGATCCGACCCGGCCGGCGCGCCGACCCGGATCGCGAGCGGGCCCCCGAGGAGCCGCGAGACGGCCGTGCCGTAGCCCGCGAGCTGGGGTCCCATCCGGTCGCTCGCTCCCGCGAACGCCGCCAGCGCGTCGCGGGCGACCTCCCGGTAGCGGTCCTCGCCGGTGAGGACGGCCAGATCCACCAGCCCGTCTGCGAGTTCGGCGGTCGCATCGAGCGGGTACAGCGGGTCGGTAAGCAGGCCCGCCCCTTCGCTCGGGCCGTCCCGGAATCGCCCGTCCTCGGCCCGGAGCGTTTCGATCGTGTGATCCGCGACCGACCGGGCGCTCGCGAGTGCGTCCTCGTCCCCGAGGACCTCCCGTGCCGTCGTCAGCGCCCCGAGCGTTCGTGCCTGATCGCTCAGGACGTCCCGCTCGCCGCCCGCGTGGTGGGCCACGCTTCCCCCGTCGATCAGCCCGTCGAGATGGGCGAGCGCTCGCTCGGCAAAGCGCCTCGCGTCCCCCTCGTCGGTGTAGGCGTAGTAGGTCAGCAGCGCGTCGACCGCGAGCGCGTTCGTCCCGGCATACACCGTCCCGTCGACCGGCGGGTCGGTCCGGTCTTCGGGCGCGCCATAGGAGTCGTCGGGACCGGGCGCCTGGCTCGCGGCGACGGCCTCGCCGGTCCAAAGGGTCGTCGTCAGGTACTCGACGGTGCGGGCGGCGGTTTCCCGGTAGGCCTCCTCGCCGGTCGCCAGATAGGCGTTCGAGTAGGTCCTGAGCAGGGCCGCGTTCCCGTCGGCGAGTTTCTCGTGGGCGATGTCGCTCCAATCGCGGTTCGCGGCGTATCTGAAGAACCCTCCCTCGTAATCGTCGTGCAAATGGGTGCGGACGGCTTCGAGGGTCCGGCGGGCCCCATTGCGGTCGCGTTTGAGCGCGAACTCGATCGTTCGGGGCAGGGGGAACTTGGGGGGCTCGCCCCACCCGCCGTACTGCTCGTCGAAACTCGCTTCCAGTTGCCCCGCCATCCGGCGCTCGATCCCCGAATCCAACTCGCCGGCCGGCGCCTCCGTCTCCCGGAGCGATCGCGGGATCCGACCCGGCTGTTCGCGCTCCTCGAAGACCTCACGGACGCGTTCGAGGACACTGCGCAGTCCCTCGATACCCAGCGCCGTCGTGCCCGTGATGACCTCGCCCTCGGGCGTGCAAAACACGGTCGAGGGGAACCCGCCCACGGTGTACCGGTCGCGGATCCGGGGCCGGCGATCGGCGTCGACCTTGATCGGGACGAACTCCCGGAGGTTGGCCCGGATCTGGGGCGTCGAGAGCGTCGTCTCCTCCATTCGCCGACACTCCTCGCACCACGTCGCCGAGAGGAACAACACCACCGGCGTCCCGTGTTTGCGGGCTTCTGCCAGCCCCTCCTCCCACGATCGCCACTCGATCGGCCCCTCGCTGTCGGACATAGCCCTGGTACGCCCGGCACGCGTTAAGGCCCTCCGATCGCGCCCTCGTCCTCCGATCTCCAGTCGGCCCCGATATCGGAATTCTGACCCATCGATACGTTGATATGATTGCGTAGAGTGCACGCTAGCGCAAGGAATATATGTACGTCTCCAACGTCACTCGGCGAAACGGATCGCTCTCGTCGATCACCGTTGCGGACCCAGACGGGCGCAGTGCCTCCTTCGCCGTTGAGCGTGGGGAAAGCGGCGTCACGCTCGCACACACGCCCCGCATCTCGGAGGCGTGGCGCCGCGAGGCGTGGGCCTACGCGAACGTCATGCTGGCGACGGAACTCGAGACGAGCGCCGGATCGGCCACCGCCTGATCGTCCCCTTCATATCGGATAGGCAATATAAAGCGTTTTGAGCGCACGCCCAGTAGAGGTCCGTATGTGGAAGCGCCTGCTGGCGGTGTTGCTGATCGTCCCCCTCGTCGACGCGGTCTTTCTGGTCGTCGTCGCCGACTTCCTGTCGTGGCCGGTGACGGTGTTGCTCGTCGTACTGACGGCGCTGTTGGGGACGCTGTTCGTCCGCGCCGAGGGGAGACACACGATCCGGCGCTTCCAGCGTGCGCTCTCGGAGGGACGTGCGCCGACCGACGAACTGCTCGACGGGGGCTTTCTGATCGCCGCGGGCGCGCTGTTGCTCACGCCCGGCCTCGTCACGGACGCCATCGGATTTCTGTTCGTCCTGCCGCCGAGTCGCTACGCGCTTCGGGGACTGCTCAAGCGGTTTGTGATCCGCCCCTACGTTGAGAAGAAAACGGACGGGTTCGTCAGCGGGAACGTCTACACCTACGGCTTTCCGAACGGTGAGGACGAATCGGGCGACACCGTCGACATCGGCTCGGACAGCTACGACGTCCACGAGGGCGAGGGATCGTAGCAAAGAGAAACCCTTAAACAGCACACGGAAATAGGTGTAGGTGCGTTCGGGCCGATAGCTCAGTCAGGTTGAGCGCTCGGCTGATAACCGGGAGGTCCGCGGTTCAAATCCGTGTCGGCCCATCCCGATTCCATCGGCTTCGGCCGGGAGGAATCCGGGACTACACCTCCCCAGCCACCCAATCCTTCGCGATTTCACCGAACTCGGGAGCGTCGCGTCTCTGAGGGGTTCAGCGACATATCTCCGTAAACCGAATTGACGACCCGTCCGGTCAGCGGGTACCATCGGACGAAACCCGAGAGAACCCCGCCGGAGGTGTTTTCCCGGAGTGGGTGCCTCTGACTCGTCTCCGGCGTTCGTCCTTCGGGACTGGTCATTATAGGCGTTGTTATGGCGTTCCATTGACTAGTAAGTTCAAAATTACATATACTCAATTGACAACAACGGACACGTATCGGAGCGGTTGTGCGGCGGGGTCAGGGCGCGGGGGTCCCGCGGAGACACCGCTTGACGAGCAGTTCGAGCGCCCGCCGTTGAGTTTCGAGGTCCATGCTCGGGGGCACCGATCCGGCGCCGGTCGCCGTTTCGCCCGCGTCTCGTGCCGCCATCCCAGGGGTCAGCGGTAGGTGGACGAACCCCGCCGGGGCGTCGGTCGCCGTCCGGGCGGTGTAGAGGGCGTAGTTACAACAGTGCGTGCCCGCCGTGTTCGAGACGCGGGCGGGGATGTCGGCCTCTAGTAGGCTCTGGACGCAGGGGACGACCGGGATCGACGCCAGACGGGCGTCGGGTCCGCGAGGGTCGATGCGCTCGTCGTGGGGACTCACCCCGCCGTTGTCGGGCGTTCCGGCGGCGTCGGCGACGTTGATCGCGACGCGCTCGACGCTGATCGCACTCCGACCGGCGGCGAGCCCCGTCGAGAGCACCAGATCGGGATTCGTCCCCTCGATCAGCGTTTCGAGTTCCGCCGCGACCCGGTCGAACTCGACGGGCAGAACGCGCCCGAGCACGTCGTGAGACCCGAGTCGCGTCCCGTCGAGTCGGGTCGCGAGCCGCTCGCTGGGGTTGGTCTCGCGCTCGGCGAAGGGTTCGTAGCCGGTCAGCAGGACGGTCATGCGCCCCGCGAGGAACCGGCGGGCGATACGGCTTTCCGTTCCTCGGGATCAGAGCAACAGCGAGACGATCGCGAGGATGATGAAGACGATAATGAAGATGCGTGCGATCTCCATCGAAACCCCCGCGACGCCGCGCGCGCCGACGGCGGCGGCGATGATCGCGAGCACGAAGAAAACGATCGCGTACTGGAGGAAGTCACCCGAGAACTGCAGCGGTGCGAGGGCATCCACGGCGGTGGTGAGCTGAACCATACCCCTTCTTCTCTACTATCCCTTATATGAGTGCTGGCGGATCGCGATCCGAATGACGCAGATTCATCACTCGCTCGCCACAAACGGCGGTATGGAACTCGCAGCCCAGACGTGGCCCGAACTCGGGAGCTACTTCGAGACCGAATCGCTCGCGCTCGTCCCCCTCGGCTCGACCGAACAGCACGGCCCTCACCTGCCCGAGGGGACCGACCACATCATCGCCGAATCCCTCGCCCGCGCCGCGGCCGACCGGACGGGCTATCTCTGTACGCCGACCGTGAACGTCGGCGTCAGTCCGCACCACCGCCAGTTCCACGGGACGATGTGGGTCGACGCGCCGGTCTTCCGGGATTACGTCGAGAGCCTCGTCTCGAACCTGACCTACCACGGCATCGACCGGGTGGTCTTCGTCAACGCCCACGGCGGGAACATCACCCACCTGCGGGAGGTCGGCCGCCGACTGCACGACCGCGAGGAGGCCTACGCTATCGAGTGGATGTGGGACGAAAGCATCCCCACGCTCGTCTCGGAACTCTTCGAGCAGAACGGTCCCCACGGCGGCCCCAAGGAGACGGCGATGATCCAGCACCTCGCGGGCGAACTCGTCCGAGAGGACCGTCTCGAGGACGCCCACGAGGGTGGCGTCGTCTTCCCGACCGACGACTCGCACCGAAACGGCGCGCGGACGTTCTACGACTGCATCGACAACTCCGCGAACGGCGTGTTCGGTGACCAGACGGATGCGACCGCAGAGAAGGGGAAACGCCTGTTCGAGGCCGCCACCGAACAGCTCTGTGAGCTCTGTGAGTGGCTCGACGAGCAGCCCTTCGAGGACCTCGTCGCGAAACCGCACGTCTGAGACCGTCTCCGCCCCGCCAAAGTAGTAGGAAACTTATATATTTCAGAAACTATATAATTTACATGAGTACGACGTCGAACGGACCGACCAGCTACACTCATTCGCGCGAGTTCACGTACGACGGCTATCGGATCCGGCTGCGGATCAACGACGATCGGATGAGCTATACCGCGGTCGCCTCTCGCGATGGTGAGGTGGTCTCTCGGCTGTTCGATCTCGGGCCCGAGGCGGCC
The DNA window shown above is from Halalkalicoccus jeotgali B3 and carries:
- a CDS encoding TrmB family transcriptional regulator encodes the protein MASLRDLGLSEYETRVYRSLLHTGPTTAKELSRASEVPMGRIYDVLSSIEGQNLVRSQTASRPKKYVAVEPDTALERLLEDKRREAEETVARYEELVETLGDELESAEPVEEQFWTAAVGDEETLELLLERLAAADESIVMVVANRSPQFDFGEIGDVVTERLEAAVERGVNVSVLMTPAVVETLPESVGERYRGRLSSHPAFSVRTTEDLDGTFNLIDGVEVVLQVSNPLKPGEVFSVIDLKDPTFATGIHEEFAPRWEEANPLSF
- a CDS encoding DUF255 domain-containing protein; its protein translation is MSDSEGPIEWRSWEEGLAEARKHGTPVVLFLSATWCEECRRMEETTLSTPQIRANLREFVPIKVDADRRPRIRDRYTVGGFPSTVFCTPEGEVITGTTALGIEGLRSVLERVREVFEEREQPGRIPRSLRETEAPAGELDSGIERRMAGQLEASFDEQYGGWGEPPKFPLPRTIEFALKRDRNGARRTLEAVRTHLHDDYEGGFFRYAANRDWSDIAHEKLADGNAALLRTYSNAYLATGEEAYRETAARTVEYLTTTLWTGEAVAASQAPGPDDSYGAPEDRTDPPVDGTVYAGTNALAVDALLTYYAYTDEGDARRFAERALAHLDGLIDGGSVAHHAGGERDVLSDQARTLGALTTAREVLGDEDALASARSVADHTIETLRAEDGRFRDGPSEGAGLLTDPLYPLDATAELADGLVDLAVLTGEDRYREVARDALAAFAGASDRMGPQLAGYGTAVSRLLGGPLAIRVGAPAGSDLHRAALRIADHEAIVVPGAACEGAVASVGERESDPASSPAELERAVGELFDADSP
- a CDS encoding pyroglutamyl-peptidase I family protein, encoding MTVLLTGYEPFAERETNPSERLATRLDGTRLGSHDVLGRVLPVEFDRVAAELETLIEGTNPDLVLSTGLAAGRSAISVERVAINVADAAGTPDNGGVSPHDERIDPRGPDARLASIPVVPCVQSLLEADIPARVSNTAGTHCCNYALYTARTATDAPAGFVHLPLTPGMAARDAGETATGAGSVPPSMDLETQRRALELLVKRCLRGTPAP
- a CDS encoding creatininase family protein is translated as MELAAQTWPELGSYFETESLALVPLGSTEQHGPHLPEGTDHIIAESLARAAADRTGYLCTPTVNVGVSPHHRQFHGTMWVDAPVFRDYVESLVSNLTYHGIDRVVFVNAHGGNITHLREVGRRLHDREEAYAIEWMWDESIPTLVSELFEQNGPHGGPKETAMIQHLAGELVREDRLEDAHEGGVVFPTDDSHRNGARTFYDCIDNSANGVFGDQTDATAEKGKRLFEAATEQLCELCEWLDEQPFEDLVAKPHV
- a CDS encoding DUF7576 family protein, whose protein sequence is MEEPSDTTPNPNAETTREVCEHCGTVLDPMEWVTIDDEPGYEASLHFCDEECLEAWRAEA
- a CDS encoding FxsA family protein, which produces MWKRLLAVLLIVPLVDAVFLVVVADFLSWPVTVLLVVLTALLGTLFVRAEGRHTIRRFQRALSEGRAPTDELLDGGFLIAAGALLLTPGLVTDAIGFLFVLPPSRYALRGLLKRFVIRPYVEKKTDGFVSGNVYTYGFPNGEDESGDTVDIGSDSYDVHEGEGS
- a CDS encoding DUF1328 family protein, with the protein product MVQLTTAVDALAPLQFSGDFLQYAIVFFVLAIIAAAVGARGVAGVSMEIARIFIIVFIILAIVSLLL